Proteins from one Cellulosilyticum lentocellum DSM 5427 genomic window:
- a CDS encoding YybS family protein: MKASSIAFGGILTAISLILLYLTRLIPTNTLTLLALLSFIPPIALMEKGVKTAILVYVCSSIGSLLFAPPNISFLYILFFGIYGIIKGFIERMNKPFIEMILKLVFFNIAFLITFFLIKAILGIDLQAIFAKLLSRLASLGLNSTSSSILIYLLLQPAFLIFDYALTLLVGYYDDYIKRYIRQGFNK; this comes from the coding sequence ATGAAAGCAAGTTCTATTGCCTTTGGTGGTATTTTAACGGCTATAAGTCTTATTTTACTTTATCTAACAAGATTGATTCCTACTAATACCCTAACCCTTTTAGCACTTCTTTCCTTTATTCCTCCCATTGCACTAATGGAAAAAGGCGTTAAAACTGCTATACTTGTATATGTTTGCTCCAGCATTGGAAGCTTACTTTTTGCGCCTCCTAATATTAGCTTTCTCTATATTCTTTTCTTTGGCATTTATGGCATTATAAAAGGCTTCATTGAACGTATGAATAAGCCTTTTATAGAGATGATACTTAAGCTAGTATTTTTTAATATTGCCTTTTTGATAACCTTCTTTTTAATCAAAGCAATACTAGGTATAGATTTACAAGCTATTTTTGCTAAACTTTTATCTCGCCTAGCTTCCTTGGGGCTTAATTCAACTTCTAGTTCTATACTCATCTATCTACTTCTCCAACCTGCCTTTTTAATTTTCGACTATGCATTAACACTTTTAGTTGGTTACTATGATGACTATATCAAAAGGTATATTAGGCAAGGATTTAACAAATAG
- a CDS encoding DUF5685 family protein, whose amino-acid sequence MFGYVTPLKDELKIREYEEFKSYYCGLCFHIKKHFGNLPRMILNYDMTFLALLLDSLSPKETFPTSKVCMTNPIKKKPVLLDNQALFYAAAMNVALVYFKLLDDEHDDHSLKSKTLATILKPYKNKFPTSMDEICSIIEANLNKLTLLEENKSFSSIDEIADPFSLIVAHIFKDYPFEIVEDNATTREHLFHFGYCLGKWIYIIDAVDDLKKDMEKNKFNPLDFLYNKENLSFEELFPKIKDRVSFTLLNCGSSVKEHLEKLPLQRNEAILHNIISLGMMDKYTKVTHNCNCKDQTKRRKR is encoded by the coding sequence ATGTTTGGTTATGTCACTCCACTAAAAGATGAACTTAAAATCAGAGAATACGAAGAGTTTAAAAGCTACTACTGCGGCTTATGCTTTCATATTAAAAAGCATTTTGGAAATCTGCCTCGAATGATTTTAAACTATGATATGACATTTTTGGCTCTGCTTTTAGATAGCTTAAGTCCTAAAGAAACCTTTCCAACTTCCAAGGTTTGTATGACTAATCCTATTAAAAAGAAGCCTGTTTTACTTGATAACCAGGCTCTTTTCTATGCTGCTGCTATGAATGTTGCATTAGTTTATTTTAAACTTTTAGATGATGAACATGATGATCACAGTTTAAAAAGTAAGACGTTAGCCACTATCTTAAAACCTTATAAAAATAAATTTCCAACTTCTATGGATGAAATTTGCAGCATCATCGAGGCAAATTTAAATAAGCTTACTTTGTTAGAGGAAAACAAAAGTTTTTCTTCTATAGATGAGATTGCCGATCCTTTTAGTTTGATAGTAGCTCATATTTTTAAAGATTATCCTTTTGAAATTGTGGAGGATAATGCCACTACCCGTGAGCACCTGTTTCATTTTGGCTATTGCCTAGGGAAATGGATTTATATTATTGATGCTGTTGATGATCTTAAAAAGGATATGGAAAAAAATAAATTTAATCCTTTAGACTTTCTCTATAATAAAGAAAACTTAAGCTTTGAGGAACTTTTCCCTAAAATCAAAGACCGTGTCAGCTTTACCTTACTTAATTGTGGTTCTTCAGTAAAAGAACATTTAGAAAAATTGCCACTTCAAAGAAATGAAGCCATTCTTCATAATATCATTTCTCTTGGTATGATGGATAAGTATACTAAGGTAACCCATAACTGTAACTGCAAAGACCAAACGAAGAGGAGGAAGCGTTAA